The following coding sequences lie in one Capsicum annuum cultivar UCD-10X-F1 chromosome 5, UCD10Xv1.1, whole genome shotgun sequence genomic window:
- the LOC107871379 gene encoding pleiotropic drug resistance protein 2 isoform X2, which produces MIVHQEVDVMNLGVKDKKELMESILSIVEEDNEKFLLRLRDRIDRVEIDIPKIEVRFEHLSIEGDAYVGSRALPTLWNATINFVEGALEKIKLVPSKKRVVKILRDVSGIVKPSRMTLLLGPPGGGKTTLLKVLAAVPDKDLRVAGKVSYCGHELSEFIPQRTCAYISQHDVHHGEMTVRETLDFAGRSLGVGTRYELLSELSRREKELGIKPDPEIDVFMKATAVAGQESSLVTDYVLKILGLDTCADIMVGDQMRRGISGGQKKRLTTGEMLVGPAKVFFMDEISTGLDSSTTFQMVKYMRQMVHIMDVTMIISLLQPAPETFELFDDIILLSEGQIVYQGPRENVLEFFESVGFKCPERKGIADFLQEVTSLKDQEQYWFRKKQPYRFITVAEFAEHFSNFRVGCELFDELGVAYDKSRTHPAALVTEKYGISNVELFKACFSREWLLLKRNSFLYIFKTIQITIMSIIAFTVFFSTEMKAGQIADGGKFCGALFFSLINVMFNGTAELALTLFRLPVFFKQRDSLFYPAWAFALPIWLLRIPISFMESFIWIVLTYYTIGFAPAVSRFFRQFLVFFVLHQMTLSLFRLIAAIGRTLVVANTIGTFILLIVFVLGGFLVAKDDLGQWIKWGYYVSPMSYAQNAIAINEFLDERWSTPNNDTHFSEETVGKVLLKSRSMYLDEYMFWICVITLFAFSFLFNFCFILALTYLNPSADSKSVALDDDKSTKNELRNHDPKESTEKSSASTTVMFEGIDMAVRNNSSIDKKAAKKRGMVLPFQPLSLAFNHVNYYVDMPAEMKTRGIEGTCFQLLRNVSGAFRPGVLTALVGVSGAGKTTLMDVLAGRKTGGYTDGSIIISGYPKNQSTFARISGYCEQNDIHSPHVTVYESLIYSAWLRLSPDVKKETRKNFVEEVMELVELNPLTNSLVGLPGVDGLSTEQRKRLTIAVELVANPSIIFMDEPTSGLDARAAAIVMRTVRNTVDTGRTVVCTIHQPSIDIFDAFDELLLMKREGQVIYAGPLGHNSRLMIEYFQSVPGVPTIKEGYNPATWMLDITTPAVEAQLNVDFTEIYANSDLYRRNQELIKQLSVPVPGSRDLHFPTKYSQPFINQCKACFWKQYLSYWRNPQYNATRFFMTAMIIIIFGIIFWDKGNKMYKLQDLLNLLGAMYAAVVFLGGANTPAVQSIVAVERTVFYRERAAGMYSALPYAFAQVAIETIYVAIQTFIYSLLLFSMIGFHWTAVKFCWFYFFVFMCFVYFTMYGMMLVALTPSYPIAFIVMSFFLSFWNLFSGFLIPRTQIPIWWRWYYWGSPVAWTIYGLVTSQVGDKDDNIEVPGIGEIPLKLLLKEYLGFEHDFLGVVAVAHVAWVVLFCFVFAYGIKFLNFQRR; this is translated from the exons ATGATTGTTCATCAAGAAGTTGATGTTATGAATCTTGGAgtgaaagataagaaagagttgatGGAAAGTATACTTAGTATTGTTGAAGAAGATAATGAGAAGTTTCTTCTTAGGCTAAGAGATAGGATTGATAG GGTTGAGATTGATATTCCGAAAATTGAAGTTCGATTCGAGCATCTTTCGATCGAAGGAGATGCATATGTTGGATCTAGAGCACTACCTACACTGTGGAATGCAACTATCAACTTTGTAGAA GGAGCTCTTGAAAAAATAAAGCTTGTCCCATCGAAGAAAAGGGTCGTCAAGATACTTCGTGATGTAAGTGGAATAGTAAAACCATCAAG GATGACACTACTTCTTGGGCCTCCAGGAGGTGGGAAAACGACATTGTTAAAGGTGCTTGCTGCAGTGCCCGACAAGGATCTAAGA GTTGCTGGAAAAGTTAGTTACTGTGGTCATGAGCTTTCGGAGTTTATACCTCAACGGACTTGTGCTTATATTAGTCAGCATGATGTTCATCATGGAGAGATGACAGTCAGAGAGACGTTGGATTTTGCTGGACGTAGTTTAGGAGTTGGCACGAGATATGAGCTCCTATCAGAACTGTCAAGGCGCGAAAAGGAATTGGGAATCAAACCAGATCCTGAGATCGATGTATTTATGAAAGCTACGGCAGTTGCAGGCCAAGAATCAAGTCTAGTCACAGACTATGTTCTTAAG ATTCTTGGGCTGGATACCTGTGCTGATATAATGGTCGGTGATCAGATGAGACGGGGTATATCAGGTGGACAAAAGAAGCGGCTGACGACAG GAGAAATGTTGGTTGGTCCTGCTAAAGTTTTCTTTATGGATGAAATCTCGACGGGCCTTGACAGCTCTACGACATTTCAAATGGTCAAATACATGAGGCAGATGGTCCATATCATGGATGTAACTATGATAATATCCCTTCTTCAACCTGCACCTGAAACTTTTGAACTTTTCGATGACATTATTTTGCTGTCGGAGGGACAAATTGTCTACCAAGGTCCACGTGAGAACGTGCTTGAGTTTTTCGAAAGTGTTGGATTTAAATGCCCAGAAAGGAAAGGAATTGCTGACTTTCTGCAAGAGGTTACTTCTCTAAAGGACCAAGAACAGTATTGGTTCAGAAAAAAACAACCTTACAGATTCATTACCGTGGCTGAATTCGCGGAACACTTTAGCAATTTCCGTGTTGGATGTGAACTTTTTGATGAACTTGGAGTTGCTTATGACAAAAGCAGAACTCATCCTGCTGCACTTGTCACAGAAAAATACGGAATCTCCAACGTGGAACTCTTCAAGGCATGTTTTTCAAGAGAATGGCTATTGTTGAAGCGGAATTCGTTCTTATACATATTCAAGACAATCCAGATTACTATTATGTCGATAATAGCCTTTACAGTATTCTTTAGCACAGAGATGAAAGCCGGACAGATTGCAGACGGAGGCAAATTTTGCGGTGCATTGTTTTTCAGCCTCATCAATGTAATGTTTAACGGTACTGCAGAACTTGCATTGACGCTTTTCAGACTTCCCGTGTTCTTTAAACAACGAGATTCTCTATTTTACCCGGCCTGGGCTTTTGCTCTCCCCATTTGGCTTTTAAGAATCCCCATCTCGTTTATGGAATCATTTATATGGATTGTCCTTACTTATTATACAATCGGTTTTGCTCCTGCTGTAAGTAG GTTTTTCCGCCAATTCTTGGTATTTTTCGTGCTGCACCAGATGACATTGTCTCTCTTCCGTCTAATTGCTGCAATTGGAAGGACTCTAGTAGTTGCAAACACAATCGGAACTTTCATTCTACTGATAGTCTTTGTGCTTGGTGGTTTCCTTGTTGCTAAAG ATGACCTCGGACAATGGATAAAATGGGGCTACTATGTGTCTCCGATGTCTTATGCACAGAATGCAATAGCCATCAACGAGTTTCTGGACGAAAGATGGAGTACA CCTAACAATGACACACATTTCTCCGAGGAAACAGTTGGCAAGGTTCTTCTTAAGTCAAGGAGCATGTACTTGGACGAGTATATGTTCTGGATATGTGTCATCACCTTATTTGCCTTCTCATTTCTCTTCAACTTCTGTTTCATCTTGGCGTTGACATACTTAAACC CATCTGCTGATTCTAAATCTGTCGCTTTGGATGATGACAAAAGTACTAAAAACGAGCTGAGAAATCACGATCCCAAAGAATCAACGGAGAAGAGTTCAGCATCTACCACCGTAATGTTTGAAG GTATAGATATGGCTGTAAGGAATAACTCGAGTATTGACAAAAAAGCCGCCAAAAAAAGAGGAATGGTGCTTCCTTTTCAGCCGTTATCACTTGCATTTAACCATGTCAATTACTATGTCGATATGCCAGCA GAAATGAAAACACGAGGAATTGAAGGGACTTGTTTCCAATTGTTACGAAATGTCAGTGGCGCGTTCAGGCCTGGAGTCCTTACGGCCTTAGTTGGTGTAAGTGGAGCTGGGAAGACTACTTTGATGGATGTCTTAGCAGGAAGAAAAACCGGAGGCTACACTGACGGAAGTATTATCATTTCTGGTTATCCGAAAAACCAATCTACTTTTGCTCGGATAAGCGGTTATTGTGAACAGAATGACATTCATTCTCCACATGTTACTGTTTATGAGTCATTGATATATTCAGCTTGGTTGCGTCTCTCTCCCGATGTCAAAAAGGAAACTAGGAAG AATTTCGTCGAGGAAGTAATGGAACTAGTCGAGTTGAATCCTCTCACGAATTCTCTAGTTGGTCTGCCAGGGGTAGACGGTCTCTCAACTGAACAACGAAAGCGACTGACTATAGCCGTGGAACTTGTAGCAAATCCATCTATTATTTTCATGGATGAACCTACATCAGGACTTGACGCCAGAGCCGCAGCAATTGTGATGCGAACTGTGAGAAATACAGTTGATACAGGCCGAACTGTCGTGTGCACTATCCACCAGCCAAGCATAGATATTTTTGACGCTTTTGATGAG CTGTTGTTAATGAAAAGAGAAGGACAAGTCATTTATGCAGGTCCTCTCGGACACAATTCTCGCCTAATGATTGAGTATTTTCAA TCTGTTCCAGGAGTTCCGACAATCAAAGAGGGATATAATCCAGCTACCTGGATGTTGGATATCACAACTCCAGCCGTTGAGGCTCAACTTAATGTGGACTTCACAGAAATTTACGCCAACTCTGATCTGTACAG GAGGAATCAAGAACTAATTAAACAGTTAAGTGTTCCAGTACCAGGGTCCCGAGACCTTCATTTTCCTACGAAATACTCCCAACCGTTCATCAATCAGTGCAAGGCTTGTTTTTGGAAGCAATACTTGTCCTATTGGAGGAATCCGCAATATAATGCCACACGATTTTTCATGACAgcgatgatcattatcatattcgGAATTATCTTCTGGGATAAAGGAAACAAAAT GTACAAACTACAAGACTTATTGAATCTACTTGGAGCTATGTATGCTGCTGTTGTGTTCCTTGGCGGAGCAAATACTCCAGCTGTTCAGTCGATTGTGGCAGTAGAAAGAACAGTCTTTTATCGTGAACGAGCAGCAGGGATGTATTCTGCGCTGCCTTACGCATTCGCTCAG GTGGCCATAGAGACTATCTACGTCGCGATCCAGACTTTTATTTACAGCCTCCTCCTATTCTCAATGATCGGTTTCCACTGGACAGCCGTTAAATTCTGCTGGTTCTATTTCTTCGTCTTCATGTGCTTCGTCTACTTCACTATGTATGGAATGATGCTTGTAGCACTCACACCAAGCTACCCGATTGCTTTCATCGTCATGTCATTCTTCCTCAGTTTTTGGAACTTGTTCTCCGGTTTCCTTATCCCTAGAACG CAAATTCCGATATGGTGGAGGTGGTATTACTGGGGTTCTCCAGTAGCATGGACGATATATGGTCTCGTAACATCTCAAGTAGGTGACAAAGACGATAACATTGAGGTACCAGGCATAGGCGAAATACCATTAAAGCTACTGTTAAAAGAATATTTGGGATTTGAGCATGACTTCTTGGGAGTTGTTGCTGTTGCTCATGTTGCTTGGGTTGTTCTATTCTGCTTTGTTTTTGCATATGGCATCAAGTTCTTGAATTTCCAAAGAAGATAA
- the LOC107871379 gene encoding pleiotropic drug resistance protein 2 isoform X1, which produces MIVHQEVDVMNLGVKDKKELMESILSIVEEDNEKFLLRLRDRIDRVEIDIPKIEVRFEHLSIEGDAYVGSRALPTLWNATINFVEGALEKIKLVPSKKRVVKILRDVSGIVKPSRMTLLLGPPGGGKTTLLKVLAAVPDKDLRVAGKVSYCGHELSEFIPQRTCAYISQHDVHHGEMTVRETLDFAGRSLGVGTRYELLSELSRREKELGIKPDPEIDVFMKATAVAGQESSLVTDYVLKILGLDTCADIMVGDQMRRGISGGQKKRLTTGEMLVGPAKVFFMDEISTGLDSSTTFQMVKYMRQMVHIMDVTMIISLLQPAPETFELFDDIILLSEGQIVYQGPRENVLEFFESVGFKCPERKGIADFLQEVTSLKDQEQYWFRKKQPYRFITVAEFAEHFSNFRVGCELFDELGVAYDKSRTHPAALVTEKYGISNVELFKACFSREWLLLKRNSFLYIFKTIQITIMSIIAFTVFFSTEMKAGQIADGGKFCGALFFSLINVMFNGTAELALTLFRLPVFFKQRDSLFYPAWAFALPIWLLRIPISFMESFIWIVLTYYTIGFAPAVSRKFFRFFRQFLVFFVLHQMTLSLFRLIAAIGRTLVVANTIGTFILLIVFVLGGFLVAKDDLGQWIKWGYYVSPMSYAQNAIAINEFLDERWSTPNNDTHFSEETVGKVLLKSRSMYLDEYMFWICVITLFAFSFLFNFCFILALTYLNPSADSKSVALDDDKSTKNELRNHDPKESTEKSSASTTVMFEGIDMAVRNNSSIDKKAAKKRGMVLPFQPLSLAFNHVNYYVDMPAEMKTRGIEGTCFQLLRNVSGAFRPGVLTALVGVSGAGKTTLMDVLAGRKTGGYTDGSIIISGYPKNQSTFARISGYCEQNDIHSPHVTVYESLIYSAWLRLSPDVKKETRKNFVEEVMELVELNPLTNSLVGLPGVDGLSTEQRKRLTIAVELVANPSIIFMDEPTSGLDARAAAIVMRTVRNTVDTGRTVVCTIHQPSIDIFDAFDELLLMKREGQVIYAGPLGHNSRLMIEYFQSVPGVPTIKEGYNPATWMLDITTPAVEAQLNVDFTEIYANSDLYRRNQELIKQLSVPVPGSRDLHFPTKYSQPFINQCKACFWKQYLSYWRNPQYNATRFFMTAMIIIIFGIIFWDKGNKMYKLQDLLNLLGAMYAAVVFLGGANTPAVQSIVAVERTVFYRERAAGMYSALPYAFAQVAIETIYVAIQTFIYSLLLFSMIGFHWTAVKFCWFYFFVFMCFVYFTMYGMMLVALTPSYPIAFIVMSFFLSFWNLFSGFLIPRTQIPIWWRWYYWGSPVAWTIYGLVTSQVGDKDDNIEVPGIGEIPLKLLLKEYLGFEHDFLGVVAVAHVAWVVLFCFVFAYGIKFLNFQRR; this is translated from the exons ATGATTGTTCATCAAGAAGTTGATGTTATGAATCTTGGAgtgaaagataagaaagagttgatGGAAAGTATACTTAGTATTGTTGAAGAAGATAATGAGAAGTTTCTTCTTAGGCTAAGAGATAGGATTGATAG GGTTGAGATTGATATTCCGAAAATTGAAGTTCGATTCGAGCATCTTTCGATCGAAGGAGATGCATATGTTGGATCTAGAGCACTACCTACACTGTGGAATGCAACTATCAACTTTGTAGAA GGAGCTCTTGAAAAAATAAAGCTTGTCCCATCGAAGAAAAGGGTCGTCAAGATACTTCGTGATGTAAGTGGAATAGTAAAACCATCAAG GATGACACTACTTCTTGGGCCTCCAGGAGGTGGGAAAACGACATTGTTAAAGGTGCTTGCTGCAGTGCCCGACAAGGATCTAAGA GTTGCTGGAAAAGTTAGTTACTGTGGTCATGAGCTTTCGGAGTTTATACCTCAACGGACTTGTGCTTATATTAGTCAGCATGATGTTCATCATGGAGAGATGACAGTCAGAGAGACGTTGGATTTTGCTGGACGTAGTTTAGGAGTTGGCACGAGATATGAGCTCCTATCAGAACTGTCAAGGCGCGAAAAGGAATTGGGAATCAAACCAGATCCTGAGATCGATGTATTTATGAAAGCTACGGCAGTTGCAGGCCAAGAATCAAGTCTAGTCACAGACTATGTTCTTAAG ATTCTTGGGCTGGATACCTGTGCTGATATAATGGTCGGTGATCAGATGAGACGGGGTATATCAGGTGGACAAAAGAAGCGGCTGACGACAG GAGAAATGTTGGTTGGTCCTGCTAAAGTTTTCTTTATGGATGAAATCTCGACGGGCCTTGACAGCTCTACGACATTTCAAATGGTCAAATACATGAGGCAGATGGTCCATATCATGGATGTAACTATGATAATATCCCTTCTTCAACCTGCACCTGAAACTTTTGAACTTTTCGATGACATTATTTTGCTGTCGGAGGGACAAATTGTCTACCAAGGTCCACGTGAGAACGTGCTTGAGTTTTTCGAAAGTGTTGGATTTAAATGCCCAGAAAGGAAAGGAATTGCTGACTTTCTGCAAGAGGTTACTTCTCTAAAGGACCAAGAACAGTATTGGTTCAGAAAAAAACAACCTTACAGATTCATTACCGTGGCTGAATTCGCGGAACACTTTAGCAATTTCCGTGTTGGATGTGAACTTTTTGATGAACTTGGAGTTGCTTATGACAAAAGCAGAACTCATCCTGCTGCACTTGTCACAGAAAAATACGGAATCTCCAACGTGGAACTCTTCAAGGCATGTTTTTCAAGAGAATGGCTATTGTTGAAGCGGAATTCGTTCTTATACATATTCAAGACAATCCAGATTACTATTATGTCGATAATAGCCTTTACAGTATTCTTTAGCACAGAGATGAAAGCCGGACAGATTGCAGACGGAGGCAAATTTTGCGGTGCATTGTTTTTCAGCCTCATCAATGTAATGTTTAACGGTACTGCAGAACTTGCATTGACGCTTTTCAGACTTCCCGTGTTCTTTAAACAACGAGATTCTCTATTTTACCCGGCCTGGGCTTTTGCTCTCCCCATTTGGCTTTTAAGAATCCCCATCTCGTTTATGGAATCATTTATATGGATTGTCCTTACTTATTATACAATCGGTTTTGCTCCTGCTGTAAGTAG GAAATTTTTCAGGTTTTTCCGCCAATTCTTGGTATTTTTCGTGCTGCACCAGATGACATTGTCTCTCTTCCGTCTAATTGCTGCAATTGGAAGGACTCTAGTAGTTGCAAACACAATCGGAACTTTCATTCTACTGATAGTCTTTGTGCTTGGTGGTTTCCTTGTTGCTAAAG ATGACCTCGGACAATGGATAAAATGGGGCTACTATGTGTCTCCGATGTCTTATGCACAGAATGCAATAGCCATCAACGAGTTTCTGGACGAAAGATGGAGTACA CCTAACAATGACACACATTTCTCCGAGGAAACAGTTGGCAAGGTTCTTCTTAAGTCAAGGAGCATGTACTTGGACGAGTATATGTTCTGGATATGTGTCATCACCTTATTTGCCTTCTCATTTCTCTTCAACTTCTGTTTCATCTTGGCGTTGACATACTTAAACC CATCTGCTGATTCTAAATCTGTCGCTTTGGATGATGACAAAAGTACTAAAAACGAGCTGAGAAATCACGATCCCAAAGAATCAACGGAGAAGAGTTCAGCATCTACCACCGTAATGTTTGAAG GTATAGATATGGCTGTAAGGAATAACTCGAGTATTGACAAAAAAGCCGCCAAAAAAAGAGGAATGGTGCTTCCTTTTCAGCCGTTATCACTTGCATTTAACCATGTCAATTACTATGTCGATATGCCAGCA GAAATGAAAACACGAGGAATTGAAGGGACTTGTTTCCAATTGTTACGAAATGTCAGTGGCGCGTTCAGGCCTGGAGTCCTTACGGCCTTAGTTGGTGTAAGTGGAGCTGGGAAGACTACTTTGATGGATGTCTTAGCAGGAAGAAAAACCGGAGGCTACACTGACGGAAGTATTATCATTTCTGGTTATCCGAAAAACCAATCTACTTTTGCTCGGATAAGCGGTTATTGTGAACAGAATGACATTCATTCTCCACATGTTACTGTTTATGAGTCATTGATATATTCAGCTTGGTTGCGTCTCTCTCCCGATGTCAAAAAGGAAACTAGGAAG AATTTCGTCGAGGAAGTAATGGAACTAGTCGAGTTGAATCCTCTCACGAATTCTCTAGTTGGTCTGCCAGGGGTAGACGGTCTCTCAACTGAACAACGAAAGCGACTGACTATAGCCGTGGAACTTGTAGCAAATCCATCTATTATTTTCATGGATGAACCTACATCAGGACTTGACGCCAGAGCCGCAGCAATTGTGATGCGAACTGTGAGAAATACAGTTGATACAGGCCGAACTGTCGTGTGCACTATCCACCAGCCAAGCATAGATATTTTTGACGCTTTTGATGAG CTGTTGTTAATGAAAAGAGAAGGACAAGTCATTTATGCAGGTCCTCTCGGACACAATTCTCGCCTAATGATTGAGTATTTTCAA TCTGTTCCAGGAGTTCCGACAATCAAAGAGGGATATAATCCAGCTACCTGGATGTTGGATATCACAACTCCAGCCGTTGAGGCTCAACTTAATGTGGACTTCACAGAAATTTACGCCAACTCTGATCTGTACAG GAGGAATCAAGAACTAATTAAACAGTTAAGTGTTCCAGTACCAGGGTCCCGAGACCTTCATTTTCCTACGAAATACTCCCAACCGTTCATCAATCAGTGCAAGGCTTGTTTTTGGAAGCAATACTTGTCCTATTGGAGGAATCCGCAATATAATGCCACACGATTTTTCATGACAgcgatgatcattatcatattcgGAATTATCTTCTGGGATAAAGGAAACAAAAT GTACAAACTACAAGACTTATTGAATCTACTTGGAGCTATGTATGCTGCTGTTGTGTTCCTTGGCGGAGCAAATACTCCAGCTGTTCAGTCGATTGTGGCAGTAGAAAGAACAGTCTTTTATCGTGAACGAGCAGCAGGGATGTATTCTGCGCTGCCTTACGCATTCGCTCAG GTGGCCATAGAGACTATCTACGTCGCGATCCAGACTTTTATTTACAGCCTCCTCCTATTCTCAATGATCGGTTTCCACTGGACAGCCGTTAAATTCTGCTGGTTCTATTTCTTCGTCTTCATGTGCTTCGTCTACTTCACTATGTATGGAATGATGCTTGTAGCACTCACACCAAGCTACCCGATTGCTTTCATCGTCATGTCATTCTTCCTCAGTTTTTGGAACTTGTTCTCCGGTTTCCTTATCCCTAGAACG CAAATTCCGATATGGTGGAGGTGGTATTACTGGGGTTCTCCAGTAGCATGGACGATATATGGTCTCGTAACATCTCAAGTAGGTGACAAAGACGATAACATTGAGGTACCAGGCATAGGCGAAATACCATTAAAGCTACTGTTAAAAGAATATTTGGGATTTGAGCATGACTTCTTGGGAGTTGTTGCTGTTGCTCATGTTGCTTGGGTTGTTCTATTCTGCTTTGTTTTTGCATATGGCATCAAGTTCTTGAATTTCCAAAGAAGATAA